The DNA region TCAATATCTTTTAATCAAGAATAAAACTAAGATCATTGTCTCCCTGAGCGGAGTCGAAGGGCAGAATTATCAAAACACCTTCTTTTTTGAAAACAACGCTCAGTAATCATTGGCGGCCTGCAGTCCCGCTCCCGCTCAATATCTTTTGATTAAGAATAAAACTAATAACATTGTCTCCCTGAGCGGAGTCGAAGGGCAGATGTTAATAGATTTATCCTATAAAAAAAGTCTTCGACTCCGCTCAGACTGACATCCGTTGTGTTAACTGAACGACACTGCGCTCTCGCTTCTGCCGTGTAATCGCAACGTTAAAATAAAACATCGTAAAAAAGCGTAAATATATAATAACTAATATTGTGCCGATGAATACCGGCTTATACAACCCCTTTAAACACTTCGATTTTTTATACAAAAAATGCTTTTTAAGTGGCAACACATTTAACTCTCCTATTACGCAGGTTCCGCTTTTGCCTACTTGGTTACTGCAACAGGCTGGCTTAACGGGCGAGGAGCAAATTCAATTTTTAGATGAAAGCATCCGTTCGTACAATACGCTTGTTATTCCGCTAAACAACGAGGTTAACGAGCAGTTTTTAAATCCACTGGAAGAAAAGATTGAACGTGCATTTGACAAAGGCTTCGATGCGGTTTCGGCGATGCCGGAACTGGATTTGTTCAACTGGATTGGCAAATTTTTGTACGGCTTTATTTATATCGAGATGCACGCCGCTTTGCGCAAAGAAATGACTGCCGACGGCCTGAACATGTCGCAATCGCTGATGATGAAGTTCGCCAATCTTAATTTCATGATGCAGAATTTGTATACCAGCATTGAGTTTGAGGATTTTACGCCATGGTCTATCGTTGTAGTTGAATTAGCGGATGAGAAAACGCCTTTCAGCTTCCGCGATGAGATAAACACATTGACGTTTTCGCTAAAAATGAAAAACTTTGGCATCATTGCCTGTTTGCAAGATAATGGAACAAATAAACGCTATCACGGCGAGATTTTAAATGAGATTAAGGGCAAGAAATTAACTGCTGAGCAATTTGAAGAGTTAACGGCTCGTTTTTATTATTCTGCTTATCTTTTTAATCGTTTGCCCGAATATACGTTTATGCCGGTTGAAGGTACAACTTACATTGAAGCAATGCCACTGAGGGGCAATATAAGTAAGCCTTTATTTGATGTTTGGCAGCATAAAATATATGCGCAGGTTTTGGAAAACTTTTGGAAACCCTGGGGCTATGTAAAGTTTGAGATCATAAAAGACCCGAACAATCCAATGAGTTTCTTCGAAAAACCTTGTTTGCCGATTGCAGGATAGTCTGATCTTCGAATAACGCCCCTTTTTTATGAGTATTTTTTTCGATAATCGGATATTACCTGAATAAAATCGTTATAAAGTTTTGCAAAATGCCTGGCACAAAAAGAATGGTAAAAATTAGCCCGGTTAAAGCGCCATAAAAATGGGCATCGTGGTTAATTCCGTCTCTGGCATTTCGCGAAGCATAAGCACAGTAAATAAGATAAAGCGGACCAAAAACGAGCGCAGGAATTCCGAACGGGATAGGAAAAATGAGCAGCTTAGCCAAAGGGTTAAAAAGGATATAACTAAACAGCACGGCACTAACTGCGCCAGATGCACCCAAACTGTTATAGTTAAAATTATGTTTGTATCTAAAAACGGTTGGTAAATCGCTCAATATCAACGTTAAAAAGTATAACAGGCCGAACTGCCAGCTTCCCATTAGCCTTTCCAATGTAAAGGCAAAGGCTACGAAAGTAAACATATTGAAAATGAGGTGCATCCAATCGGCATGAATAAAACCATTTGTAATCACCGTCCAAACCTTATGGCCACGCGAAACACTGTACGGATGCAACATAAACTTGCCGTAAAGTGTATTATCGTAAAAGGCATATAAGCTCGTAATTACGGTAAAAACAAAAATTAGTGAGGCGACGGGCGCTATATTGAAATATTCCATTTAGTTATTTTAGATCGAGTTTAACATCTGTTACCAAACGTGCAACTGGATATCGGTTATGTGTTTTTTCGTAATAATCAGAATTTTTATAGACAAAATCAAGCTGTGCGGCCGCATTCTTTGCAAATTCGGGGTCTGCAGCTCTTTTGGCCTCTAATTTAGCTTTTAGATTGGAATCGTTTTTAAGCAACTGGGCTGCCGTATCTTCGAAAACATAAGCCGAATAATGTTCTTTCTGATCGAGGACGGAATCGAAGAAGTTCCAGTTAAAAAATGAATCTGTGGCTTGGGGCTCCAGGGTTTCTACAATGTAGCGGTTGCCAGGTTGGTTTACATACACCACAACATCGCCGGTATAATACTGCAAAGTTTGCTTAACCGGCCTTACTTTAACTGCCGAATGCAAATAATGCCCTTCGTACGGCCTGCTGCTGGTTTTTAAATCGTTAATATAGTAACTCTCAACAGCAATTTTGGCGTCAGTTTTTAACGCTGCAAGTTTCACATTGTTCAATTTCAATAGAGCAATCACCCTGTCCCATGCTTTCGGAATGATGTATGCAACTGGCTTTTCAACAGTGGTTAACGGTTCAAATTTATTCCACTCCTTAAT from Pedobacter endophyticus includes:
- a CDS encoding rhomboid family intramembrane serine protease, which encodes MEYFNIAPVASLIFVFTVITSLYAFYDNTLYGKFMLHPYSVSRGHKVWTVITNGFIHADWMHLIFNMFTFVAFAFTLERLMGSWQFGLLYFLTLILSDLPTVFRYKHNFNYNSLGASGAVSAVLFSYILFNPLAKLLIFPIPFGIPALVFGPLYLIYCAYASRNARDGINHDAHFYGALTGLIFTILFVPGILQNFITILFR